GCAACAACGTTTCGGTCAGCCTTGCAGTGGAAGCGTCTGCATAGGTATAGCCAAGTGCTCGTTTTCCGCCACCCTCTAAATGCACGAGCACCATCGTCGTGCTGTCCCAGGAAAATGTTCCGTCAGCTTCCGGAGCATCGGTCGGGACGGTGTAGACGAATACATGGGCTTTTTGCAGTTTTGCTTCCATCAACATGGATGTCCCCTTAGACCCGGGTCAATATCTCGACTCCACTATTCGTAACAGTGACGACATCACAATGGCGCATGCGCGCCGATGTTGGTCGTAGTCCGCCTCCCTTACCTGAGATGCAGCGCGCGCGGGCAGAGAACGAGTGCAAAGAGGACTTCGAGTTTATGGGTATCAACCAGAGAGTCCGGCGAATTTGTGCCGCGAAGGCACCTCCGTATCTGGAGACTGCGTCCAAACAGCTTAAGGAAGCAGATCAGCAACGAAAGCTTTCGAGGAAACAAATTGGCGAAATTCAAACAGCAGCCGCCAGTCGTAGTTATCACGGGAGCTTCTGCGGGTTTGGGGCGTGCCATTGCACATGCCTTCGCTAGAAAAGGGGCGAAGGTTGGCTTGGTTGCTCGCAACCCTGATGCGCTGAACGCAGCACGGAGCGAATGCGAGGCTCTTGGAGGCATCGCTATTGCGCTGCCCACGGATGTGTCAGACGCAGAGGCTGTGGAGGAAGCTGCGGCTCGCGTGGAAGCCGAGTTTGGCCCAATCGATATTTGGGTGAATGACGCGATGGTGAGCGTGTTTTCGCCCGTAAAGGAAATGGAAGCGAGCGACTATCGCCGTGTCACGGAGGTTTTGTATCTGGGATTTGTGCATGGGACGCTCGCGGCGCTCAAATGCATGTTGCCACGCGACAGCGGAACAATTATCCAGATTGGCTCAGCTTTATCTTATCGCTCGATTCCATTGCAATCTGCATACTGCGCATGTAAGCACGCGATCAACGGATTTACCGACTCATTGCGTTGCGAGCTTTACCACGACCACAGCAACGTCCGGGTGACAACGGTGCAAATGCCGGCTATGAATACGATCCAGTTTGATTGGGTAAAAAACCGTATGCCGCATAAGGCTCAACCTGTGCCGCCCATCTTCGATCCTGAACTGACGGCAGAGGTGGTTGTGGCCGCAGGATATGCCGCCTGTCCGCGACGCGAATACTGGGTAGGTATGCCGACTGTCGCGGCTATCCTGGGACAGAAGATAGTCCCCGGCCTTCTTGATCGGTATCTTGGCAAGACTGGCTACAAGAGCCAGCAGATCGCAAGCGAGAAGCAAGATCCGAGTGCACCGAATAACCTGTACAACTATGTGCCTGGCACCTGGAGCGCGCGTGGAAAGTTCGGCGACCGCTCGGCGCACAGCAGCGCTGAAGAGTTCGTTTCATTGCACATCCAGTGGTTCGCCTTGGGCGTAGCCGGACTTATCGCTGGCGGCTTATTACTCAAAAGGGCATGTGAAATGGCAGCAGAGAAGTTGTTCTGATAAAAACCGAAAAGTTTCCGGACCTTCATGTCACTTTTAAGGATGAAGGGACCGATATCATTGGTGATTTCCTAATCGTTGGCGATGAAATACAGCGAGAGGGCGGACCGGCCTATGCAATTGCGATCCTAGCATTGGCAAATAAACCTCTCGATCTGGCGTTCTCGTTGGATTTGCTGGAGTTTCGTCTCTGAAAGAGTGTCCGATCTGCGTTCTGCTTTTGATCTGGAGCCTGCGAAGGCCCGGCAAATTCTGGCTAACCATATCGGGAAGCTCATCCTGACCCCACGGGGGACAGAAGACGGGCCGATCTATGAGGTTTCCGGAGATATTGACCTCTTGGCGGGGACCGAACCACCATGAGCCTAGCCGTGAAGGCTTCAATGGCTCGTCAAGTTGGGAAAAAGTGTGTAATACAGGTGGTGGCCAGAGACGAGATCGAACAGCCGGGGCCTGGATTTTCGGTCTTACGTCCAATCGAAAAAAGCGTCGGAACTCAGCGCTGGTTGCCGTTCGTATCGCATTCCTCTTGCGTACACCAGCGTGGGTCCATTTGCGGGTCCAATTAGGGTCCAATACGCGTTTCGTCGGGTTCTTTTCCGCTCTTTAGCGCTTTCTCCAGTGCAATTAAGTTACTCAAATTGCGTCAAAACGAGGATTGGGGGG
This Edaphobacter acidisoli DNA region includes the following protein-coding sequences:
- a CDS encoding SDR family oxidoreductase, giving the protein MAKFKQQPPVVVITGASAGLGRAIAHAFARKGAKVGLVARNPDALNAARSECEALGGIAIALPTDVSDAEAVEEAAARVEAEFGPIDIWVNDAMVSVFSPVKEMEASDYRRVTEVLYLGFVHGTLAALKCMLPRDSGTIIQIGSALSYRSIPLQSAYCACKHAINGFTDSLRCELYHDHSNVRVTTVQMPAMNTIQFDWVKNRMPHKAQPVPPIFDPELTAEVVVAAGYAACPRREYWVGMPTVAAILGQKIVPGLLDRYLGKTGYKSQQIASEKQDPSAPNNLYNYVPGTWSARGKFGDRSAHSSAEEFVSLHIQWFALGVAGLIAGGLLLKRACEMAAEKLF